The nucleotide sequence AAAAGGGAAATCCCGCCCTGTCTAAAATTCTTGATGACATGGTAGACGATCTCGCCCTTGAAAATTCGGAGTTTAGGCATCCCGAACACTTGAAAGAATTTTTAGATGAGGTAAATAAGGGAAAAAAAGGCATAATCCTTGCAGAACACTACAGCAATATGGATTATCCGGCTTTTATAAATTTAATGAAAAAAACCGGTACTAAAGGAACGGAGCTTGCCGAAAAATGCATCGCAATGGCCGGGCTAAAACTGGGAGAAGACAATCCATATGTTGCAGCCTTTGCAAGCGCCTATGACCGCATTTATATCTATCCCAGCCGTTCCATCAAATCGATTAAAGACCCTGAAGTTTTGGCAGAAGAATTAAAACGGAGCAAGATGATAAACCTTGCTTCAATGCGGGCACTTGAAAAAGCAAAAGAAGAAGGAAGGGTAATTCTTGTATATCCTGCAGGAACCCGATACCGCCCCGGAAAACCCGAAACAAAAAAAGGTGTAAAAGAAATAGATTCCTATATTAAAATGTCCGATATAATGCTCTTGGTTTCAAGTAACGGAAACTGTTTGCGTATTTCGGATTCGGGAGATATGACCGAGGATACTGTTTGGAAGGATAGGCTCATCTTTGATGCAAGCCCCGTCATAAACTGTGAAGAATATAGAGAAAAAGTAAAGGCTGAACATCAAGACCTTACAGGCATAGATAAAAAGCAGGCCGTAGTTGATCAGGTAATGGCAGACCTTGAAAAGATGCACGAAGCAAACGAAATCGGACGGCTAAACTAAAATAGGAGAAGATTGTGACGCATACGTTCTATGTAGAAGTTCGAAGCTACGAGCTTGACGCTTATAATCATGTAAACAACTCGGTTTACCTAAACTATCTGGAACATGCCAGAATGCAGTTTTTAAAAAAAATAGGTTTTGATTATGTAGGGATGATTGAAGAAGGCTACATGCTCTATGTATCCCACATAGATATTAAATACAAGCACTCTGCCAAACTTTACGATAAACTGGCCATTGAGGTTACTCACATCGATTTGGGTAAGGTTTCCGGAACCTTTTTGCAGGTTATAAAAAATGAAGAAGGTAAAGTCTGTGCAGAGGCAAAGGTAACGTGGGCCTGTGTGGACAGCACCGGACGTCCCGTTAAAATACCCGAAAAATACTTGGTCCCGGGGCTGGAGCCCGAGCTTCAGCCATAAAAAGTTAATTTTAGCTTATTTTTTATTGACTTAATTTCGGCACAGTATTATATTCTATTCCGTCTTAAAAAAATATGGAATTTTGGAGTTTATATGAAATCTATTTTAAAAACATGTTTATTTATTGCTATCCTTTCATCGGTAAATCTCTTTGCGATGGGAGCAAAGGAAATTCCCGATAACGGCAAAAAAAATGTTGCCGTTACCTTCGATGCAATGAAAGAGTTGACTCAGGCAGTTGCAGGGGATAAGGTTAATATTTCGGTTATCATCCCGCCGGGAATGGAAGCTCACGACTTTGAACCAAAAGCTAAAGACCTTGCTTTTTTATCGAAGGCCGATATTTTAATCTATAACGGGCTGGGTATGGAGTTTTGGCTTGATGAAGCCGTAAAAGCGGTCAACAACAAAAAGCTGATTATGGTCGAGGCTAGCAGCGGAATAGAAGCAATCAAGGCGGGACATCATAACCATGATGAACATGGAGAAGACTGCGACTGCGAAGCCTGTGCCGGGCAGCACAAACACGGTAAGGGGCATGAACATTGCCATCACGGAGAATTCGATCCTCATACATGGCTCAGCCTCTCTTCTGCAAAAATTATGGTTAAAAATATTGAAAATGCTCTGACTACGGCTGACCCTGCAAATGCAAAAAGCTATAAAGAAAATGCAAGTAAATACATTGCTGAGCTTGACGAACTTTTAAAAGAATATATCGAGAAATTTTCTAAAGTAAAAAACAAGCACTTTGTAACGGGACACGCAGCCTTCGGATATCTTTGCAGAGATTTTGACTTGAAGCAAAATTCCGTAACCGATATCTTTAATGAAAACGAACCGAATCCGAAAGAACTTGCAAAACTTGTCGAATATTGCAGAGAGCACAATGTAAGGGTTATCTTTACGGAAGAAGCGGCAAGCCCCCTTGTTTCAAAAACACTTGCAACAGAGCTTGGAGCCAAGGTTGAAAAAATTTACACAATCGAAAGCCCTGAAGATAACAAAGGCTATCTTGAACGCATGAAAACAAATTTAATGCGCATATATGAAAATTTAAAATAAAAGGAACGGGCGGGTCTTTTGATTTTTTTAAAGACCGCCCGGCTCTTTTTGTTGGAGAATAAATGAGACATTACTTTAAAAATATATTCCGAATTAAAAGTACCTTTGCCTTGATGTTCTTGTCTTTTTTCTGTATTTTTTTATCGGTATGTAGAATTTTTATAGCAGAAAACTATTTTTTACTTTTTTTGGTCTGGAACTTATTTTTGGCCTTTGTACCATGGCTTATCTCTTCAACGCTATACCTATCAAAAAACAATAACAAAATAATTTTTATTGTTTTTATGACTATCTGGCTTCTGTTTTTTCCCAATGCTCTTTATATTGTAACAGATTTTATCCATCTAAAAACGGCAGCTTCAACAATGCGCTGGTATGATTTAATCCTGTTGTTTTCTTACAGCTTTGCAGGTCTTTTTTACGGTTTTGTAAGTTTGGATTTTATCGAAGCCAAGATTCAAAAACTTTTTAATATAAAGTATCCGCAAATTTTTTCGATTTTTGTGATATATCTTTCAGCTTTCGGCATCTATCTGGGAAGATTTTTAAGGTGGAATTCATGGGATCTTGTAACGAATTTAAGTTCCGTTCTATCAGACCTTTTTTTGCCGATAAAAAATCCCTTTATACATGCAAGAACATGGGCCTTTATTCTTTTACTGGGGACACTCTTTAACCTGCTTTATATATCGTACAAGAGCTTTGGCGAGAAAAAAATTTAAATTTTTAGGATTATTTTACTTGACAATTGCAATAATTATGTTAGAATTATATTAAGAGGGAGATGTGAGTATCCGTCTTAGGCGGTTCAAAGCACAACTCCCATAAGGGGCATGACTTCATGCCCCTTTTTAGTTTTTACTAAGCCTGCCTCGGCTTAGGCCGCAATTTTTATGCCTTATTTCTAATTCTTTAATTCAGCCAAATAGGCCTGCAAGAACTTCCATACACGTTCTACAGAGGCAATGTCCATGTGTTCGTTAGGAGTATGAACATCATACAAATTGGGCCCGAAACTTAAAGCATCGACATTGGGAAGGGTTTTCTTTAAAAGACCGCATTCAAGCCCTGCGTGTATTGCCGTAATAACGGGTTCTTTTTTGTTAAGCTTTTTGTAAACATTGACGGCAGCATCGCGTACAGGAGAATCGGGACTGTACTCCCAAGCGGGATACTCCGAAACCTTTTTGAATTCGGCTCCGCAGTGCTCGGCTTGGATTCTAAGGATATCCACAATTTCATCCAAGGCACTCTTTACGCTGCTTCGTACAGAGGTTGTAAATTTGATTCTTCCATCGATTTCTTCCAAAACTCCGTTATTTAAACTTGTTTGAACAAGGCCGGGAATTTCCATGCTCATATATTGAACACCATTGGGAATACTTGCCATAAAATCAATTAGATTTAAGGTAAGCTCTTTTGTAAACATTTGGCCTGAAGAATTCTGCGTTTCATTTGCCGTAACAGTTAAAAGTTTGTCAACGGCTCTGTATTCGCCCTTAAAATCGGCAGCAAGTTTTTCGACAATCTTCAAAACGGCTTCCTTATTTTCAACCGCTATAACAGCATGGGCATCCTTTGCAATGGCATTGTGTTTTGAACCGCCTGAAATTTCTACTATATTGATTTTTTCGTTTTGCTTGATGTTATACAGAATTCTTCCCAAAAGTTTAATTGAGTTGGCTCTCTGCTTGTTTATCTCGATACCTGAATGTCCTCCGAGAAGACCTCCGACGGTGATTTTTAAGAATGTTCCCTTGGCCGGCTCTTTCTTTATATCGAAAAAAACATTAATATTGGATCCGCCTGCGCAGCTTACCAAAAAGACGCCTTCTTCTTCCGAATCTATATTTAAAAGGCGTGTTCCTTGCAGATGTTCATCGGTAAGAGCCATAGCTCCGCCCATCCCCGTTTCTTCTTCAGTCGTAATCAAAACTTCGAGTGGCGGATGGGGAATATCCTTTGAGTCAAGGACGGTAAGAGCGTATGCGACTGCTATACCGTCATCTCCTCCAAGGGTTGTCTTATCGGCATAGAGCATTTCTCCCTTTACAACGAATTTAATAGGATCCTTTAAAAAATCATGGTTTGAGGAAGCATCCTTCTCACAAACCATATCCATGTGGCCCTGAATAATAACTGTAGGAGATTTTTCATAGCCGGCAGTTCCGGGCTTCTTTATTATAACATTCATAGCCTTATCTTGATGTACTTCAAGATTTCTATCTTTTGCAAATTTTACAAGAAAATCGCTGATAGCTCTTTCGTTTCCCGAACCTCTCGGTACCTGAGAGATTTCGTAAAACCATTTAAATACTTCCTTAGGTTCAGTGTTCTGCAATGGGTTCATTATTACCTCCAAATTATTTATTTTATAGACTAGTAGTATATTATAAAATATAAAAAAAAACAATCAGGATACCGGCAACAGAACAGATAGTCTCAAAGAAATAAGCTGATAAAAAGCGGTTGACAGAAAGATTCCTCTAAGCTAAAAAGCTCTAAGCCATAAATTAAAAGAATCTTTCATCCATTCGGCTACATCCATCCCGTAAACGGATTGTAAAATCTCTCTATTTAAAACCTTATCTTTTTTTCCTGAGGCTTGTATTATCCCGTCTTTTAAAAAAATAAGTTTATCTGCAAATTGAAGGGCTAGGTTTATATCGTGGAAGACTCCGATGACGGCTTTAGCTTCTTTTTTACAAATCTCTTTTAAAAAAAGAATAAGCTCGGTTTGAGCCTTTAAATCCAGATGATTTGTAGGTTCATCCAGTAAGATAAGTTCGGGTTCTTGGGCAAGAGTGCGGGCCAGATAAACACGCTGAAGCTGACCGCCTGAAAGTTCATCTATTTTCTTCTCTCGCAAATTCCAAATGTCTACAGCCCTTAAACATTTTTCTACATAGGCCCTGTCTTTTTTTGAGACTGAAAGAAAAGAGCTGCCTTCTCTATGGGCATATCTTCCCATCATAACGGTATCATAGACGGAATATGAAAAATATATGGAAGAAACTTGACTTAAAACGGCTATTTTTTTTGCTATATCCTTGCGTTTGATATTTTTTAAGTTTTGACCGTTTAAAAGAATTTCACCCGAATAGCCGATAAGACCGGCAAGAGTTTTTAAGAGGGTCGTTTTTCCGCAGCCGTTAGGGCCCAAAACACAAAGGCTGTCTCCTTTTAAAACCGAAAAGGAAATATCTTTTAAAACGGGAGTCTTTGAATATCCGGCATAAACCGATTTTACATTTATTAAAGGATAGTCCATAAAAGTTAAGCCCTCCTCCGTCCCTTAAAATAGACATAGCAAAAAAACGGGGCACCTGCGAGGGCAGTGATTGCACCCACCGGAAGCTCTTGGGGGGATAAAATAGTTCTTGCCGTCATATCGCATAGAACCATCGCAGTGCCTCCTATACAAAAGGACAAGGGGATCACTATCTTATGTCTTGCACCAACGAGCTTACGCACAATATGAGGAGAAATCAAATCGATAAAACCGATTATGCCTACAAATGAAATTACTGTTCCCGTAAGGGCTGAGGCTAAAAACAAAAGAATCCATTTAACTTTTTTTGTATCTACTCCCATAGTCTTAGCCTGCTCCTCGCCGAAGGTAAGCAAATCCATCTCGTGTGAAAGACTTGTAAGAATCAAGGTTGCGGCAGCACAGATAGGCAATAACACGTTAAAGTTTTTTATATTTTGACTTGCAAAGCTTCCCATCTGCCAAAATATCAGGCGGGCCATTCCGTCCCTGTTAAGGGCGATTATGATGGTTATAATTCCGTTTATAAAAAGAGAAAAAACTATACCTGTTAAAATAATCGTCGAGTTTTCAAAATTCCTATCAACCAAGGCCGCAACTTTAACCGAGGCATAAACTGTAAGAAGACCTGCAAGAGTTCCTGCAAGAGGAAGAGTAAAAGCGGGTATTAAAGGAAGAGTGAATCCTGTTAAAATTACCAGAGCCGCTCCTAAGGCGGCGCCGGATGAAACACCCATTGTATAAGAAGAAGCCAGAGGGTTCTTTAAGATGCTTTGCATTACGGCCCCGCTTACGGCAAGGGAACCGCCTGCCAAAAAAGCGACCAGAACCCTAGGCAGTCTCACATTCCAAACTATTGCAACAAAGGTCGATTCAATACATGAAATTTCTTTTTGAGTTATTTTTGAAAATATGATTTTGATAATATCTTGGGGCGGAACAAAGACAGAACCTATTCCTATCCCCAAGATTAGAACAAGGATGCAGGCAGCAATCGAGCCTGCAAGCTTGAATTGAAGTTTCATTATTTATAGATTTCGGGATAGACGGCTTTAGCCATTTCTTTTAAGGCCTTTATAATGTTATGGTTAGGTCTTGAAGAAGAATTTGTATCAATACCGAAAACCTTTTTGCCCTTTACAGCTTTAAGAGAAGCCCAGCCTGATCTGGCCATTATTTCATCAATCGGATTAGGTATATAATTTACATTGGTCAAAATTACATCAGGATCCTTAGCCAAAACCATTTCATCGGAAACTGATACCCACTTTTGTTGATCGGCAAGAATATTTTGAGCTCCGATAATTTCTATCATCTCATTGATAAAGGTTCCTGTTCCCAAACTGTACATATAAGGTGCGGCCCCTATTTCAAAGTAAACGGTTTTCTTTTTATCTTGAGCAATAGAAGCACCCTTTTTTCGTACAGCTTCTATTTCCTTTTTCATGTTTGCAATAATTTTTGCTCCGTTTCCTTCCTGTTTTACGACGGCAGCTATGTATGCAATATCAAGATAAATGGCCTCGATACTCGAAGATGAAGGAATGTTGACAACACAGATACCGGCATCAATTAAGGGAGAAAAAGGAGTGTTACCTTTTGCATTCGACATCCCTGAGATAAAAACTACATCCGGTTTTAGGGCAATCAGTTTTTCTGCATCGGGCTTCATCATATCAAAATACGGAATATTCTGTTTTAAAAGCCCATCCTTTTGGGTATTGGTATCGGCAGCAATAATCTTGTCGGCTACACCTAAATCAATAAGGATTTCCGTAGTAGACGGAGCCATCGAAACAATTCTTTCCACCTTTGCAGGTAAGGTAATCGGAGCACCTGCCCTATCCATCGTTAAATCAATCGAGGGAAGGCTTGCTTCTTTTGCTCCTCCTGCAAAAACCATGGTGCCTGCAGCCAAAAGCATGGCCAGCACAAAGAAAATTTTCTTAAAATTCTTCATAAACCTACTCCTTAAAAAAGTTTTTGAAGGATTATCAAATCCTGAAAAAAGTTTTTAAGTGTGTACAGCAAAGCACACACTTAAGACAATACTCTGAAAAAAGTTTTACTTCCTATTGGCTAAGGCAACAATTCTGTTCATCTCGTTATTGATGATCATGTAGCCTTCGTCAACGCCCATACCGGGTTTTGCAAGCTGCTGGGCGGCTCCGGCGGCAACGGAACAGTTTACGATAACCTCAGCCGAGCGGTTGGTTTCGTTACAAGTTCCTCCGCAATAAGCGCCTACACCCTTTTCTTTGCAGTAAAGGATAGCTTCGATCGTGTTGTTGATTCCGCCAAGGTCGGGGGTTTTAATCTGAATCATGTGGCCTGCACGGTTATCGGCAAAGTACTGAATGTCTTCGAGGGTATTGCACCATTCATCGGCAACAAGCTCTACCTTTACGCCGTTATCGTCAAGGCTCTTTGTGAGGGCTGCAAGTACCTGCATTTGCTTTTCTCTGTCGCCCATGTCCATCGGACCTTCGATTCTAAGTTTAAAAGGAGCTGCTGCTGATTCCAGCGTTTTAAGATAGGCTGTCATCTTGGGAACATCGTTATTTGTAAAGTCTCCGATTGTGCCGTATACGTCAATATGGAAAATAGGATTGTAGTTTTTACAAGTTCTCATGGTTTCGACCCTGTTTTTAAGCCACTTAACATATTCTAAAAGCTTTTCGCCGTTTTTACCGGTTTTTTCTTCAACATTGTTAAAAAGACCGTGGGGGAGAACTTCAGCCTGCTTTATAATCATTTTATCGGCATTTAAGTAGCGGTCATCGCCTGACTGAGTAAATATCGGAATTCTCTTTATTTGGCAGCCTGTTTTGTATTCTTTTACAACAACTTCGGCCATCGTTATGTGCTGGGACTTTGCAACGGCATCAAGAATAGCTTGAGATATGCCGTAGCGTAAAGCTGTGTGCATTCTTTTTCCGTTTACCTTGTGCTCCTCAAATGTCTTAGCCATTTCCCTAAAGTTTGTAATTTCTTTTCCTACAAAGAGGGGCTTTATATCCTTTTCAATTACGGGAATAAAGTCCTTTGCCAAAAAGAGTGGATCACGTCCGCCGGCTCCGGAATACTGTACTGCAGCACAGTCTCCGTATGCAACCTGTCCGTCTTCGAGAATAAACATAACGGAAATAGCTTCGCCTGCCTGTCTGATTGAGGTAAAGCCTTCGGTTACGGGTTTCCCCGTATAAAAAAATCCGTCATGACCTGCACCCATCTTGATAGCCTTTTGGTCATCAAAATAGAAACCTGTTTTGCCTTCTGCGCAAATAACATCAACAATTTTCATCTTCTTCTCCTATAAAAATTTTTTGCATGAAACATCAGTTTCCGAAAAAAGTTTTTTCAAGTGTGTGCTGCAAAGCGCACATATACAATAAGAATTTTATCGTTTAGCCGGTCTTCCTACAAGAACACCGGAACTTACGGCATAAACATCATCAACCGACATTTGGAAATCAACCTCCCTCTTATCTGCCTTGGCCCTCTCTTCAAGTTTTCCCCTGTTAAAGTCAAGAATGTCCTTTGTAAAGGGCAGATTTCCCGGCATCAGATAGCGGATACATCCGTCATTGTCTCTGGCAGGCATTACCTTTCCGGCATTGTACTGGGAGGGGGCAAAGGGAATGTCGATTACTCCGGCTTCAAAGGCCTTGATAGTGCCTTCAACCAAATCACCGCCTCCTATCTCATAGACTCTGTCCATAATACACTTTGTTTCTGCCTTGATAAGCTCAATTTCCTGGGCGAGTATTCTTGAATCGGGATAACGCTGTCCCTTCAAAAGGTTTAGAACCATTTTGGTAGCCTTGATGCCTCCTGCGTTTGCTTCTTTGGTAGGAATACCGAAAGCTTCATGCGGAGTTTTAACGATTACCTTTGTAGCTCCGGAAAGAGCAGCTGTGGTACTTCCCAAGGAGATAAGACCATAGGCTCTGGACTCATCGGCAGGGAAGCCTCCCATCCATTGATGGAAAACCGTGGTGATGCACATATCCTTGTAGCCGAACTTTTTCATATAGTCCTTTGTAATTTCTCTTAAAGAAATAACGGCTGCAACATCCTGTGTCATATTTCCGCACATACCGTAACCTACGGTAATGCTCTTTACACCCTGCTCAGCGGCCAGTAGGGCTTCGATAACGCCTACTGCAATAGCAACAGAAGGCGGAACGAGGGTTCCTGTAAGGGGACCGAAAGGTTCTCTGTTAAGGTGGACTCCGTTTTCTTCATAAAATCCTACGAGGCGGTCGGCATATTGCCAACACATTATACTGTGTTCAATTGAAACGGCCTTTGCATAGGGAACATTGTAGCTTATACCTCCGCCTTCGTTAGAGGTATAACCTCCGGCATGAATGATCTCTGAAAGAAGACGGGCATCGGGGGTTCCGTGTCTTGCCTGTAAGGGAAGATTTACGGCTTCCAAAACCTGACGGCAGGGGCCTACACCCCAGTTTACGGCAGGGAAACCGTTCATAAGAGAGCGGCCTGCCTTTTTTGAAGCTTCAATACCGGCTTCACCCTCTTCATATCGGTTTTGACGCGTATAAGCGTCAATTGTGCTGGGCAAAAAGTCGGCGCCTCCTTCATCCTGTAAAAACTGCAATAGATTAATGTGTTCATCCAACAGGGGAACACCGGCACGAGGCTGGGCCGTAGTTATACCTTCTTTGTCCGCTTGTTCAAGTTTGATTGCAAAGTTTTTTTCAGGCGGGATCTTCTTTAAATAATCGATAGACTCTTTTAAGTCAACATCCTTTCCCGTGGGCCATGTTTGGAGAATTTCTTCTCGCATCTCCATAAACTCCCCTTCGGGTATTTTTTTATTTTTCCATCTCATACTCTTGCTCCTAAAGTATAGTGCCCCATTGTATCACAAGGATGATATAGCTTCAAGAGGGAATACGGTTTTTATTGATTACCAATTAATTAATCGCTTCTACTTCTTCTTTTGTGAGACCGGTGACTTGCATTATTTTTTTTACAGAATCACCGAGCTGTTTTAATATCTTTGCCGTTTCAAGGGCTTTTTGGTAAGCCCCTTTATCAAGACCTTCTTGATAACCCACATGTTTCCAAGAGGCCTTGTCATGTTCGTATTTCATGCGGTTTTCATAGAGCCATTTTTCTTTTGGACTCATTTCCATTAACTCAATAGTGGAATTTGCCTTCCGCATCATAGGGGATTCTTGTGCCAGCATATTACGTACCTCCTCATCATCAGTTAGGGGAAGAAAGACAACCCGACAGAACAGGTTTTCTTTCCTCCCCTATAACCTCTCCTATCTTCAAAAGAACCGCTTAGGGGCTCCGCCCCTAAGAACCCGCATTGTTATCAAATTTTTAGTTTAATCTTTAGTTGAGATTGTGAACAGAGGGATGTCAAATCTCATTTTTTCAACTTTTTCACTTTTACTTTTGTTCTTCATCCTTCATGCTTTTTTCAATTTGTTTTACATAGTCTTCGCCCCAGTAATCGCAGAGGATTGCGTAGGCTTCGGCTTGGAGACAGCCGGTAAAGTCACGCTTCAATTTGCTTATAATTTTTTTAAGCTGGTTATTGCAGGCGATGCGTAATTCATCTATATATTTTTCGTCAAGGGGATGCTCATGAATATAGGAAAAAATAAGGGTAAAGACAGAGGAAGCGGAGCAGATTTTTTCCCAGCGATCGAGGCTTGTAACTTGAACAGCTGAAGATATACCCGTATCGTTAATATAATTATATACAAAAGAATCGATGCCGTAGTACGAGGGCTTTTTTAAAAGCACAAAAAAATACAACAAGAGGTCTTCGGACATAATACAAAAAATATTGGGAAGTTCGGCATATACCTCTTGTAAAAGGCTGGTACGAAATAGTTTAGCACATAAAAAACCTGAGTGTTCTTTTTTAATTAAAAAATTTTCAAGAACTTCGTTTCCCGAAAGAAAACCCGAATGTATCGACTGCACGCTTTTTGAAAAAGCGTCGAATCTTTCCGCATTTTTTTTATCTGCCGTATCGAACTGAGGAACTGACAGCCGCATTTTGCCGTGAATAATATCGGCTGCATCGGAAAGATTTCCGTTGCCGGAAGCAAGCAGTCCATTATAAAAGACCAAAAGAGAATCGCTGGGCAGGGTATCGTCCGGGTCAGCAAAGAAAATGTAGGAACCGGAAGCGGCATTTGCCGCCGTTCTGCGAGCTTCAAAAAGTCCCAGATTTTTGCGGTGTTCCAAAAGAGTCAGAGTAATACCGAGGTTTTTAAACTTTTTTTTATAGGGTTTAAGGATTTTAGGTAAAGCATCACCGCCAGGACTTCCATCATTTACGATGAGCACTTCTATGGGCAAGGTATCTTTATTATTCGAAAAAAAGCCGCTCTTTTGAACGGCGTTTTTAAGCAGCAGGTTCTGAGCTAAAATACTATCCAAAAGAGCAGGCAAAGAGCTTTCCGTTCCGTAAACCGGAACGGAAAGACTTATAAGGGGCCTATTCACTTGTCCAGATGAATGAGCCACCGGAATAGTTCAATTGTTTTGAGAAATTGATTATAGCATGAGTAACCGTTTCATCAGGATGAGCCCAGTTTCCTATATCAAATACAAACACCTTATTTTTATTTCTGGGAGTCGTTTCCTTACCGTAATAGCCGTCGGAAGCTATAACGAGTTTCTTTGGCTTAACTGCAATAAATCGGTAGGGGGCGAATTCTCCAGACGTTGCAGGCCTAAGACCGTCGTTTTTATACAATACAACAACATAAGAACCAAGGGATTTGGTATTCCCGATTTTAAGCAGTTTACCGCCTATAAACACCTCCGTTGCTTTGGAAAAAATGTCCTTTATATATCCCTTTTGGTTAGTTGTAAGACCGTATAATACGCCGTCTGAAATATAGAGAGCATTGAGGTCTTCATTGATGTATGCGTTTGCCTGTTCCGCTGTCCAATGAGAAGGAGGAACCACAACATTAGGATAGTTTGTCGATGTTTCATTAACAACGGTTACGGTTTCAACAGCACTAATAATTGCCGGAGAGCCAAGCGATTGATGCGCATATTTTTTAACCGTAATCTTGTATTTTTCATTGGGAGAATCCTTACCCGTTACGGTTTTTACCGCAACAAAAATG is from Treponema denticola and encodes:
- a CDS encoding glycosyltransferase family 2 protein, which codes for MNRPLISLSVPVYGTESSLPALLDSILAQNLLLKNAVQKSGFFSNNKDTLPIEVLIVNDGSPGGDALPKILKPYKKKFKNLGITLTLLEHRKNLGLFEARRTAANAASGSYIFFADPDDTLPSDSLLVFYNGLLASGNGNLSDAADIIHGKMRLSVPQFDTADKKNAERFDAFSKSVQSIHSGFLSGNEVLENFLIKKEHSGFLCAKLFRTSLLQEVYAELPNIFCIMSEDLLLYFFVLLKKPSYYGIDSFVYNYINDTGISSAVQVTSLDRWEKICSASSVFTLIFSYIHEHPLDEKYIDELRIACNNQLKKIISKLKRDFTGCLQAEAYAILCDYWGEDYVKQIEKSMKDEEQK
- a CDS encoding methylaspartate mutase subunit E, giving the protein MRWKNKKIPEGEFMEMREEILQTWPTGKDVDLKESIDYLKKIPPEKNFAIKLEQADKEGITTAQPRAGVPLLDEHINLLQFLQDEGGADFLPSTIDAYTRQNRYEEGEAGIEASKKAGRSLMNGFPAVNWGVGPCRQVLEAVNLPLQARHGTPDARLLSEIIHAGGYTSNEGGGISYNVPYAKAVSIEHSIMCWQYADRLVGFYEENGVHLNREPFGPLTGTLVPPSVAIAVGVIEALLAAEQGVKSITVGYGMCGNMTQDVAAVISLREITKDYMKKFGYKDMCITTVFHQWMGGFPADESRAYGLISLGSTTAALSGATKVIVKTPHEAFGIPTKEANAGGIKATKMVLNLLKGQRYPDSRILAQEIELIKAETKCIMDRVYEIGGGDLVEGTIKAFEAGVIDIPFAPSQYNAGKVMPARDNDGCIRYLMPGNLPFTKDILDFNRGKLEERAKADKREVDFQMSVDDVYAVSSGVLVGRPAKR